A window of Clostridioides sp. ES-S-0010-02 genomic DNA:
TTAAAGTCAAGTAGTATAATGGTGAATACAGAATATAATATTAAAATTTGTGATTTTGGAATTACAAAAGCAAATAATGGGGTTAATACAAGAAGCTATGGAAATAGAAGATATTTATGTCCACATCAACTATGTATAAACTATACTGATAGAGAGAGTGATTTTTTCGCAACAGGTCTTATTTTATTTGAGTCTATATTTAAGAAATTACCTTTTGGAGAAGCAAATTCAGAAGAAAAAATGTTACAATTGATTGATAAAGGGCTAGATTGGAATAGTATAAGAGCAATTAATGGCAACATAGAACTTATAAATGTTATAAAAAGACTGCTTGGTAGAAATAATAAATATACTAGAGCTAATGATATTATTGTTGACCTTAGTAAGGTAATGTATGAAAAAGCATATATAGAGGTTGAAGATAAATTAGAAGAAGAACCAAAAAAAATTGTTCAGGTTAGAAAAGAAGATAAAAGTAAAGTGAGAAGAAAATTACATAAAAAAATTGTTGTTGCTGGCTTAGCTATAGTTATGATTTCAATGATTATTATAGGTTCTATAATATAAAAATTATATATTGTACATTTTAAAATAAATGTCTATAAATAATATACATATAGATTAAAATTTTAGTATTGTTTTAATTATGAGAGGAAGTGGTTATTATGTTAGCAAAAAATAATGAGGTGTTAAACGTTTAAGAGTATTTTAACAAATAGCCACCTGCTTTTGTAGTTTAAAATAAAAAAGCTGTGGCTAAAAGTCACAGCTTTTTGCTACTTTTTAAAGGCAGGAGTATATTAAAAAGGAGCAAAGTATGAGTGAAATAAAAATAATAGCAAGTAACAAGTGTTGGATTGAAGATATAGCAAAGAAACAACTTGAAGATATTTTAAAATTGAATGGAGTTTTAAGAATAGTAGGATTGCCTGATTTACATGCAGGTAAAATACCTGTGGGCCTAGCAGTTGAAACCAAAGATATTATCTATCCACATATAATTGGAAATGATATAGGTTGTGGCATGACTTTATTTAAAACTGGAATTTCCAAAAAGAAATTTAAAAAAGATAGATGGATTAAACGTCTTTATGAAATTAAAGATTTATCTGATATAAAAATAATAAATCCATATGAAGAGGAATGCCCAATATCAAATTTGGGGACTATTGGAAGTGGAAATCATTTTATAGAATTTCAATGTGTAAATAAAATTCACAATAAAGAAAAATTTGAACTATTAAGATTTTCATCTGATGACATAATGATGTTAGTTCATTGTGGGTCAAGAAATTACGGAGAAACCATACTTAAAAAATTTTATAATAAAAATGGTATTGAAGTTGGAAGTGAAAAAGAAAGAGATTATATGATAAATCATGATAAAGCTTTAATCTGGTCAGAGCGTAATCGTGAAATTGTTAGTAAAAAAATCATGCAATCAATAGGTATATCTAGAGATATTGAAAAAATATTGTCTATAAATCATAATTTTATAGAAAAAAGGGAAGATAAATTCATACATAGAAAAGGTGCTGTTTCAAGTGAAAGAGGAGCTGTAATTATACCTGGTTCAAGAGGAAGTCTATCATATATAGTTATGCCTACTGAAAATACAGAACTGTCTTTATATTCTCTATCACATGGAGCTGGTAGAAAATGGTCTCGTTCAATTTGTAAATCTCGTCTTAAAAACAAGTATAATAAAGATACTATAAAACAAACAAAATTTAAAAGTCATATTCTATGTAATGATATAAACTTGTTATTTCAAGAGGCTCCAGAAGCATATAAAAATATAGAACAAATTATTGAAAGTTTGATAGAATATAAGCTTATTCAAGTAGTGGCAACTATGAAACCACTAATTACTTATAAAGGGTAATTTTAAAAATTATATTAAATTATAAATAACTGATTTTATTAAAGCATATTAAGAATGCTTTGATACTATCAGTTATTTTTTTGTTTTTTGTTAGGGTTAATAATTTAAAAAGCTTAACTTCATAATATGTAATTTTTATAAAATTACATTCTGTAAGAAATGTTGGGTATAAATGAAAGAATAAACATTATTTTTATTTTAATAGTGAGTATTATAGGTGTTTTATTATGTTAAAAGATAAATAAATTTATTTATATTGACACTAGGATATAATTTATGAAATAATGTTAAAGTGACTAAAATAGTTAAGTAAAAATAGAAAAGGAGCAGTGTTTTATGAAAAAGAATACTAACATTAGTGAGTCCGGGGTTAGACTTCTTAATAAATAAGGAGTTTAATGAACAATAATTCCTTATTTATTAAGTCGATTACAAATAATTATTATAAAAATAAGTGAAATAGTTATTTAAAATTCATGACTTATAAATAAAGGAGAAAGTAAAATAATGAATAGTAATACAATTGAAAGACTACAACTAAATGAGGTTAAAGAATTAATAAAAATACATTGTGTAAGTTCACTTGGAAGAAATTTAATAGACAAATTAACTCCTAGTGGTAATATTGAAGTAGTAAGAAGGAAATTAAAAGAAAATAAAGAAGCTAGAAAAATAATTGAAAATAGTAATCATATACCACTTGAAGGGTTGTTTAATGCAGGTTCTACAATAGATAAAATTGAAAAAGGAATGATAATAGAACCTATTGAACTTGTAAATATAGAGGATTTTTTAAGAGGTTGTAGGAAGATGAAAGCTTTTATGTTAGACAAAGAATTTTATTCGCCTACATTAAGTTCTTATGCTTTAAATATAACAGAATGCAAAAACATAGAGGAAGAGATAAACTACTGCATAAAATCAAATAAAGTTGATTCTAATGCCAGTAAAGAATTAAAAAAGGTAAGAAGAAATATAGAAGTTACAGAAGGAAAAATAAAAGATAGATTAAATAAGTTTATAACATCAAGTATAAACAAAAAGTATATACAAGAGTTTATAATAAGTAAAAGAAATGATAGATATGTAATACCAATTAAATCTTCTTATAAAAATGAAGTTGATGGTACTATATTAGATACTTCATCAAAAGGAAATACTGTATTCGTTGAACCAATAAGTGTGTCAAATTTAAGTACAGAATTGACTATGTTAAAAGCTGACGAGACTATTGAAGAATATAAGATATTATCTTATTTAACAGAGCTTATATTTGATAAAATAACTCAGATAAAGTTAAATATAGAAATACTTTCTGAATATGATATGGTATTTGCAAAAGCTAAATATAGTCAAAAAATAAATGGTATTACTCCAAGAATAAACAACAATGGATATATAAAAATAATCAAAGGTAAGCACCCACTTTTAACAGGAGATGTGGTACCTTTAGATTTTGAAATAGGTAAAAGTTATAGAAGTCTTGTAATAACAGGACCTAATGCAGGTGGAAAAACTGTAACTCTTAAGACTGTTGGTCTATTAACTTTGATGGTTCAATGTGGTTTTGATATTTCTGCTAAAGAAGACAGCGAACTAAGTGTATTTGAAAAAGTGTTTGTAGATATAGGAGATAATCAAAGTATTGAAAATGCTCTAAGTACTTTTTCATCACACATAAAAAATATTGCAGAAATTATGGACTCATCAAATAATTCTACACTTGTTCTATTTGATGAGATAGGTAGTGGAACTGAACCCAATGAAGGAGCAGGACTAGCAATATCATTGCTAGAAGAGTTTTATAGTATGGGAT
This region includes:
- a CDS encoding endonuclease MutS2, which translates into the protein MNSNTIERLQLNEVKELIKIHCVSSLGRNLIDKLTPSGNIEVVRRKLKENKEARKIIENSNHIPLEGLFNAGSTIDKIEKGMIIEPIELVNIEDFLRGCRKMKAFMLDKEFYSPTLSSYALNITECKNIEEEINYCIKSNKVDSNASKELKKVRRNIEVTEGKIKDRLNKFITSSINKKYIQEFIISKRNDRYVIPIKSSYKNEVDGTILDTSSKGNTVFVEPISVSNLSTELTMLKADETIEEYKILSYLTELIFDKITQIKLNIEILSEYDMVFAKAKYSQKINGITPRINNNGYIKIIKGKHPLLTGDVVPLDFEIGKSYRSLVITGPNAGGKTVTLKTVGLLTLMVQCGFDISAKEDSELSVFEKVFVDIGDNQSIENALSTFSSHIKNIAEIMDSSNNSTLVLFDEIGSGTEPNEGAGLAISLLEEFYSMGCITIASTHYGEIKKFANLHPEFENAGMMFDKETLEPLYKLTIGKSEDSNALFISKKMGIKNKVLSRAKEYITDRNYNLDLVKRSKLKSHTENKDNVEFISNYTEYNTGDKVKLLDENDFGVVYKPRDKFNNVEILFKDNFVLVNIKRLELSIKAEELYPEGYDLNSLFTSFKDRKLEKDIHRGSKKALKQIQREIRENRKQM
- a CDS encoding RNA ligase RtcB family protein, with translation MSEIKIIASNKCWIEDIAKKQLEDILKLNGVLRIVGLPDLHAGKIPVGLAVETKDIIYPHIIGNDIGCGMTLFKTGISKKKFKKDRWIKRLYEIKDLSDIKIINPYEEECPISNLGTIGSGNHFIEFQCVNKIHNKEKFELLRFSSDDIMMLVHCGSRNYGETILKKFYNKNGIEVGSEKERDYMINHDKALIWSERNREIVSKKIMQSIGISRDIEKILSINHNFIEKREDKFIHRKGAVSSERGAVIIPGSRGSLSYIVMPTENTELSLYSLSHGAGRKWSRSICKSRLKNKYNKDTIKQTKFKSHILCNDINLLFQEAPEAYKNIEQIIESLIEYKLIQVVATMKPLITYKG
- a CDS encoding protein kinase, translating into MYEEVTGLNFIGNRYEVVNSDDVLEINKIYKARDVFYRKNVLIKVIKHNNYICEDFVSNLIDESTALDEINSPYILKIIDVGIHCTEETTLYYIVSEDFDGIGLDELILGNYLHLEAIINIMIQVLKALEMIHRNYSYHGSLKSSSIMVNTEYNIKICDFGITKANNGVNTRSYGNRRYLCPHQLCINYTDRESDFFATGLILFESIFKKLPFGEANSEEKMLQLIDKGLDWNSIRAINGNIELINVIKRLLGRNNKYTRANDIIVDLSKVMYEKAYIEVEDKLEEEPKKIVQVRKEDKSKVRRKLHKKIVVAGLAIVMISMIIIGSII